In Bombus affinis isolate iyBomAffi1 chromosome 11, iyBomAffi1.2, whole genome shotgun sequence, one genomic interval encodes:
- the LOC126922222 gene encoding uncharacterized protein LOC126922222: MSPYLMRKRTLPTRNSQESQLKEQSSHPKVKSKKIVTRSSSNMNKQDSKSKKKKVIKQKNKNVSNSTQMSLRESFLNQSKVRVLRSHKNSKNPTNNKLVKKLSPKKRKPPVYKCDSPESPKENTNEIYEFKFDINDSTERVPKKRKKRAVIKKTIAKQKKRNVPVKQVSKEQSTSKPGKIKKTNVVKFEGGEHIESLIKNRNDALKEELVEKPKTDVDMDKEVKDLEDIVREENTDETVTKPTILSIEDLSDRRISITNISKTSASHDFKPFRPTNIFNNKLTIQKKDALNYSLFEKSLSPIVKLVEDSQISSSPWRAAPLLTFSQVKNVFQSTPQNDKCDIINKKFLQTLSNESKQFGNITKTKNSLQKNNENINIERHISNSTPKKKNLVNSRKFGTEITNIDHSLQFKSSIEQINERIPTETENIQLNTTNVTNIFKFDNNENKVKNVLSPKNGFKREATMGKTKINQGNILNMQFDKERKEYDSQPGPSGLQSYSISNTDRVLRQSNLNNFLNVTEMPQSTTIKTPHGIFDDAQSTPIISRTPKKANVSTMELKNAFGFSDNDSNQEESPIKPKHERNKGEKPIQTDMGRNIKPIRLSIGEIKNKLLTKELKEDIHNKENILTEKKEVQKLEKKNKKSIEIVNFSDTFDILSETGERSVVSAHSIPLFADLEPSHFTQPPRHSYKRKRDLRFNFLEEEDEEEEERIRSTGTKRKKTDKLKKDQEERLLKWVQDINKTFSEIDQHELVVE; the protein is encoded by the exons atgtcTCCATATCTAATGAGAAAACGTACTTTGCCAACACGAAATTCTCAAGAGTCACAGTTAAAAGAGCAAAGTTCACATCCCAAAGTGAAATCTAAAAAAATTGTTACACGTAGCAGTTCTAATATGAATAAACAAGATTCAAAAAGTAAGAAAAAGAAAGTTATTaaacagaaaaataaaaatgtttcgaaTTCAACACAAATGTCTTTAAGAGAATCATTTCTAAATCAATCCAAAGTGAGAGTTCTACGTTCTcacaaaaattctaaaaatcccACTAATAATAAATTAGTGAAGAAATTATCTCCTAAGAAAAGAAAGCCACCTGTTTATAAATGTGATTCACCAGAAAGTCCTAAGGAAAATACCAATGAAATATATGAATTTAAATTTGATATTAATGATTCAACTGAAAGAGTACCaaaaaagcgaaaaaaaagaGCTGTTATTAAGAAAACAATAgcaaaacagaaaaaaagaaatgttccAGTAAAACAAGTTAGCAAAGAACAATCAACTAGTAAACCTGGAAAGATCAAGAAAACAAATGTTGTTAAATTTGAAGGTGGTGAGCATATAGAATCTCTGATTAAAAATAGAAATGATGCATTAAAAGAGGAATTAGTGGAAAAGCCTAAAACAGATGTAGACATGGATAAAGAAGTAAAAGATTTAGAAGATATAGTCAGAGAAGAAAATACTGATGAAACAGTTACAAAACCTACAATTTTATCGATAGAAGATTTAAGTGATAGAAGGATTTCAATAActaatatttcaaaaacatcAGCCTCACATGATTTTAAACCATTTAGAccaacaaatatttttaataacaaattaacCATACAAAAAAAAGATGCGCTTAATTAttctttatttgaaaaatctttgTCACCAATTGTAAAATTAGTAGAAGATTCTCAAATATCCTCCAGTCCCTGGAGAGCAGCACCATTACTTACATTTTCTCAAGTGAAAAATGTATTTCAAAGCACACCTCAAAATGATAAGTgtgatattattaataaaaaattcttgCAAACATTAAGTAATGAATCGAAACAATTTGGAAAtataacaaaaacaaaaaatagtTTACAAAAGAATAATGAAAATATCAACATAGAAAGACACATAAGTAATAGTAcccctaaaaaaaaaaatcttgtaAATTCCAGAAAATTTGGCACAGAAATTACAAATATAGATCATTCCTTACAGTTTAAGTCTTCAATAGAACAAATAAATGAACGAATACCAACTGAAACTGAAAACATTCAGCTAAATACTACCAATGTaactaatatatttaaatttgataATAATGAGAATAAAGTGAAAAATGTATTAAGTCCAAAGAATGGCTTTAAAAGAGAAGCAACAATGGGTAAAACTAAAATAAATCAAGGAAATATATTGAATATGCAATTtgataaagagagaaaagaatatGATTCCCAACCTGGACCATCAGGTTTACAGAGCTATTCAATTTCTAACACAGATAGGGTATTAAGACaatcaaatttaaataatttcttaaatGTAACGGAAATGCCACAGAGTACTACAATCAAAACACCTCATGGAATTTTCGATGATGCACAATCAACACCAATTATTAGTAGAACCCCGAAAAAGGCTAATGTATCTACTATGGAGTTAAAAAATGCATTTGGTTTTAGTGATAATGATTCTAATCAAGAGGAGTCTCCTATTAAGCCTAAACATGAAAGAAATAAAGGAGAAAAACCCATTCAAACAGATATGGGACGCAATATAAAACCTATTAGATTATCAAttggtgaaataaaaaataagttaCTAACTAAAGAATTGAAAGAAGATATACacaataaagaaaatatattaacTGAAAAGAAAGAAGTACAAAAGTTAGAGAAAAAGAATAAGAAGTCAATTGAGATTGTTAACTTCTCTGATACATTTGATATTTTATCTGAAACAGGTGAAAGATCAGTAGTTTCTGCACATAGTATTCCACTATTTGCTGATTTGGAACCATCTCATTTTACACAG ccTCCACGACATTCATATAAACGAAAACGTGACCTAAGGTTCAATTTTttggaagaagaagacgaagaagaggaagaaagaataAGGAGCACTGggacaaaacgaaagaaaactgATAAATTGAAAAAGGACCAAGAAGAAAGATTATTGAAGTGGGTTCAAGATATTAACAAAACATTTAGTGAGATAGACCAACATGAACTTGTGGTTGAATAA
- the LOC126922334 gene encoding protein HEXIM1 — protein sequence MSANITANHRILVNITNMENHDVKTVMEKVSGGIDKVHDVKGVQAEPTPAASSLSVTEQVSLSTGDNTNRNNYIKKTCHKLSIKHSGKFESGSGSGDQEGGQYEDGIDIATKKRKTRRGKPKHRKLKPYSKQQLSYQQQLRYRSRGRLAKTGRQPPAPYNTTQFLMDDHSDLPDLDQKLSEAASSELPATFQKPSAPSRTRDSSFSVDSDEDYFYSSPEDEEEFLTKEFSTAYEDLHAERLSTLSKSELIQEYLQLEAKVDLLTKRLRGKNFHQTEQRDLESNSSSTDSESAKKLKICQQRIDDLMQQNEQLKRENESLRAKRHSSPVSSVDSESDSDSTSNGNRSRCSCLLPNSSSSSELMGYVSRSKSSQRKDSSVSSTDSKSDTCDSSSSDNSKASMTPVNLSNGHVNVQKIDGLPT from the exons ATGAGTGCTAATATCACTGCAAATCACCGAATTCTGGTTAATATTACAAATATGGAGAATCATGATGTCAAAACTGTAATGGAGAAAGTATCGGGCGGCATTGATAAAGTACATGACGTGAAGGGCGTACAAGCAGAGCCGACGCCTGCGGCGTCATCGTTGTCTGTTACGGAACAAGTGTCGCTCTCTACTGGCGACAATACCAACAGAAATAACTATATCAAGAAAACC TGTCATAAATTGTCAATAAAGCATTctggaaaatttgaaagtggTAGTGGTAGTGGAGATCAGGAGGGAGGTCAATACGAAGATGGAATTGATATTGcaacgaaaaaaagaaagactCGTAGAGGTAAACCTAAGCATAGAAAATTAAAACCATATTCTAAACAACAGTTGTCATATCAACAACAGCTGCGATATAGATCTAGAGGTCGATTGGCAAAAACTGGTAGACAACCTCCAGCACCTTATAATACCACACAGTTTCTTATGGATGATCACAGTGATCTTCCAGATCTTGACCAAAAGCTTTCAGAAGCTGCATCTTCAGAATTACCTGCTACATTTCAAAAACCATCAGCTCCTTCTCGTACACGAGATTCCAGTTTCAGTGTTGACTCTGATGaagattatttttattcatctccagaagacgaagaagaatttTTAACAAAGGAGTTCTCAACTGCATATGAAGACCTTCACGCTGAAAGATTGAGCACATTAAGTAAATCAGAACTGATACAGGAATATCTTCAGTTAGAAGCAAAAGTAGATTTATTGACAAAACGGTTACGTGGTAAAAATTTCCACCAAACAGAACAACGAGACTTAGAAAGCAACAGTAGTAGTACAGATTCAGAATCagcaaaaaaattaaaaatctgtCAGCAACGGATCGATGATTTAATGCAACAGAATGAACAGTTAAAACGGGAAAATGAATCATTGAGAGCTAAGAGGCACAGCAGTCCAGTTTCAAGTGTTGATAGCGAAAGCGACAGTGATAGTACAAGTAATGGGAATAGGAGCAGATGTAGTTGTCTCCTTCCAAATTCTAGCTCTTCTTCGGAACTTATGGGATATGTTTCTAGAAGTAAAAGTAGTCAAAGAAAAGATAGTTCTGTGTCTAGTACTGATAGTAAAAGTGATACTTGTGATAGTAGCTCAAGTGATAATTCTAAGGCATCTATGACTCCAGTTAATCTTTCAAATGGTCATGTAAACGTTCAAAAAATTGATGGTCTCCCTACATAA
- the LOC126922213 gene encoding DNA damage-binding protein 1, translating to MAREIEKHARPVFGLVISYGCSINKFPKVAVGQNIMKAMSHHYVVTAHKPTAVTACVTGNFTSPTDLNLILAKNVRLEIYLVTPEGLRPLKEVGIYGKIAVVKFFRPPHEKKDLLFLLTTRYNAMILECIGEGENIEIITKAHGNVADRIGKASETGIKAVIDPKARVIGLRLYDGLFKIIPLDKDNPELKASSIRMEEHQVQDVNFLHGCANPTLILIHQDINGRHVKTHEISLRDKEFVKVPWRQDNVEREAMIVIPVPSPICGAIIIGQESILYHDGNTYVAVVPPIIKQSTITCYAKVDNQGLRYLLGDMAGHLFMLFVEQEKKPDGTQVVKDLKVELLGEISIPECITYLDNGVIFVGSRFGDSQLVKLITKADENGSYCVPMETFTNLAPIIDMAVVDLERQGQGQMVTCSGAFKEGSLRIIRNGIGIEEHASIDLPGIKGMWALKVGGGNFDNTLVLSFVGQTRILTLNGEEVEETDIPGFVADEQTFHTGNVTNDLFIQITPTSARLISHETKTVVSEWEPENKRTISVVACNGTQVLCATGNDLFYMEISYGQIVPKGFATLQYEVACLDISPLDGNTEAKIAAVGLWTHISVRILTLPALEEINKELLGGEIIPRSILMTCFEGNTYLLCALGDGSMYYFTLHKQNGILSDKKKVTLGTQPTVLRTFRSLFTTNVFACSDRPTVIYSSNHKLVFSNVNLKEVNHMCSLNAESYPDSLALATDSTVTIGTIDEIQKLHIRTVPLGESPRRIAYQESSQTFGVITMRVDIQDSSGVSIVRHSASTQAASTSSSSHIASYNKPTGHTASDICQEIEVHNLLIIDQHTFEVLHAHMLMPTEYALSLISTKLGEDPTSYYIVGTALVHPDETEPKMGRILLYHWSDGKLTQVAEKEIKGSCYSLTEFNGKLLASINSTVRLFEWTAEKELRLECSHFNNIIALYLKTKGDFILVGDLMRSLTLLQYKTMEGCFEEIARDYNPNWMTAIEILDDDTFLGAENCFNLFVCQKDSAATSEDERQQMQEVGQFHLGDMVNVFRHGSLVMQNLGESSTPTQGCVLFGTVSGAIGLVTQIPFTFYEFLRNLEERLTGVIKSVGKIEHNFWRSFNTELKIEQCEGFIDGDLIESFLDLSPNKMADVASGLMIDDPSGMKKEATVDDLVKIVEDLTRIH from the exons ATGGCGCGTGAAATTGAAAAGCACGCAAGGCCAGTGTTTGGTTTGGTCATATCTTATGGTTGTAGTATTAACAAATTTCCAAAAGTTGCTGTTGGACAAAATATTATGAAAGCGATGTCTCATCATTATGTGGTAACGGCACATAAGCCTACAGCTGTCACTGCATGTGTGACAG GTAATTTTACTTCGCCTACGGATTTGAATCTCATCTTAGCAAAAAATGTCCGATTAGAAATATATCTTGTTACTCCAGAGGGGTTAAGACCACTGAAAGAAGTTGGAATTTATGGGAAAATTGCAGTCGTTAAGTTTTTTAGGCCGCCG CATGAGAAAAAAGATCTATTGTTTCTTTTAACTACACGTTACAATGCTATGATTTTGGAATGTATTGGAGAAggagaaaatatagaaattataacAAAAGCACATGGAAATGTAGCAGATCGTATTGGAAAAGCTTCTGAAACAGGAATAAAAGCTGTGATTGATCCTAAAGCACGTGTAATTGGTTTGAGATTGTATGatggtctttttaaaattatacctCTTGACAAAGACAATCCAGAATTAAAAGCATCATCAATACGTATGGAAGAACATCAAGTACAAGATGTAAATTTTCTTCATGGATGTGCTAATCCCACTTTGATTCTAATTCACCAAGATATTAATGGAAGACATGTCAAAACACATGAAATTTCTTTAAGAGATAAAGAATTTGTTAAAGTACCTTGGAGACAAGACAATGTAGAACGTGAAGCTATGATAGTCATTCCTGTACCTTCACCTATTTGTGGTGCAATAATAATAGGCCAAGAAAGTATATTGTACCATGATGGGAATACGTATGTTGCAGTTGTACCTCCAATTATAAAACAGAGTACTATTACATGCTACGCTAAAGTTGATAATCAAGGACTTCGATATTTGTTAGGAGATATGGCTGGacatttgtttatgttatttgtGGAACAAGAAAAGAAACCAGATGGTACACAAGTAGTGAAAGATCTTAAGGTTGAACTTCTAGGAGAAATTAGCATACCTGAATGTATTACATATTTAGATAATGGAGTAATATTTGTTGGTAGTAGATTTGGTGATTCACAGTTAgttaaattaattacaaaagCAGATGAAAATGGTTCGTATTGTGTTCCAATGGAAACTTTTACTAATTTGGCACCCATAATTGACATGGCAGTAGTTGATCTTGAAAGACAGGGACAAGGACAAATGGTTACATGTTCTGGAGCTTTTAAGGAAGGTTCTCTTAGAATTATTAGAAATGGAATAGGTATTGAAGAACATGCAAGCATAGATTTACCAGGTATCAAAGGTATGTGGGCATTAAAAGTTGGTGGTGGTAATTTTGACAACACCTTGGTCTTATCTTTTGTTGGACAAACCAGAATTTTGACTTTAAATGGAGAAGAAGTTGAAGAAACAGATATTCCAGGCTTTGTTGCCGATGAACAAACCTTTCATACTGGTAATGTTACAAATGATTTATTTATTCAGATAACACCAACATCTGCCAGATTAATTTCACATGAAACTAAAACAGTTGTTTCTGAATGGGAACCGGAGAATAAAAGAACTATTAGTGTAGTTGCTTGCAATGGCACACAGGTACTTTGTGCTACTGGAAATGATTTATTTTATATGGAAATTTCATATGGACAAATTGTACCAAAAGGATTTGCTACTTTACAATATGAAGTTGCTTGTTTAGATATATCTCCATTGGATGGTAATACAGAAGCAAAAATTGCAGCGGTAGGTTTATGGACACATATTTCTGTTCGTATCTTAACTTTACCTGCCTTGGAAGAAATTAACAAAGAATTACTTGGTGGTGAAATTATACCTAGATCTATTTTAATGACATGTTTCGAAGGTAATACATATTTGCTTTGTGCTCTTGGAGATGGCAGCATGTATTACTTTACTTTACATAAACAAAATGGTATACTTTCTGACAAAAAGAAAGTTACCTTAGGTACGCAACCGACGGTCTTAAGAACTTTTAGATCATTATTCACCACTAATGTCTTCGCATGTTCCGATAGGCCTACTGTAATTTATTCGTCAAATCACAAACTAGTATTCAGCAACGTTAACTTAAAGGAAGTAAATCATATGTGTTCTCTAAATGCAGAATCATATCCAGATAGTTTAGCATTAGCAACCGATAGTACAGTAACAATCGGAACAATCGATGAAATTCAAAAATTACATATTCGGACCGTACCTCTCGGGGAATCACCGAGACGAATTGCTTATCAGGAAAGTTCTCAAACATTTGGAGTAATAACGATGCGTGTTGATATCCAGGATAGTAGTGGTGTTAGTATTGTAAGACATTCTGCATCTACACAAGCAGCTTCAACATCTAGCAGCAGTCACATTGCATCTTACAATAAACCTACAGGACATACAGCTAGTGACATTTGCCAAGAAATTGAAGTACATAATCTGCTCATTATTGATCAACATACTTTCGAAGTTTTACATGCACATATGTTAATGCCTACTGAATATGCACTATCATTGATATCAACGAAATTAGGTGAAGATCCTACTTCCTATTACATAGTTGGAACTGCACTTGTTCATCCAGATGAAACTGAACCAAAGATGGGTAGAATACTTTTATATCACTGGAGTGATGGAAAACTTACGCAAGTAGCAGAAAAAGAGATCAAAGGATCATGTTATTCTTTAACTGAATTCAATGGAAAACTTCTTGCTAGTATCAACAGTACTGTTCGTTTATTTGAATGGACAGCAGAGAAGGAACTCAGATTAGAATGCAGCCACTTTAATAATATCATTGCCCTTTACTTGAAAACAAAAGGAGATTTCATTTTAGTTGGAGATCTTATGAGATCTCTCACTTTGTTGCAATATAAAACAATGGAAGGTTGTTTTGAAGAAATAGCAAGAGATTATAATCCAAATTGGATGACAGCTATTGAAATTTTAGATGATGATACTTTCTTAGGTGCTGAAAATTGCTTCAATCTATTTGTTTGTCAGAAAGATAG TGCGGCTACTTCAGAAGATGAAAGACAACAAATGCAGGAAGTTGGACAATTTCATTTAGGTGATATGGTTAACGTCTTCCGACATGGATCTTTAGTGATGCAAAATTTAGGTGAATCAAGTACACCTACACAAGGTTGTGTTTTGTTTGGAACTGTTAGCGGAGCGATTGGTTTAGTCACACAAATTCCATTCACGTTTTATGAATTCTTAAGAAATCTTGAAGAAAGATTAACAGGTGTAATAAAAAGCGTCGGTAAAATAGAACACAATTTTTGGAGAAGTTTTAACACCGAATTAAAAATCGAGCAGTGTGAAGGTTTTATAGATggagatttaattgaaagtttCCTT